One Gossypium raimondii isolate GPD5lz chromosome 3, ASM2569854v1, whole genome shotgun sequence genomic window carries:
- the LOC105794531 gene encoding cyclin-dependent kinase G-2 — protein sequence MAAGRHGGYSDSKFRDRDSDFEMTRQEFPNSREYELSRNGSRDVARARLWEARDRARARQKDIKERDVINGGYRSSSSRSDSGGNSSGGGSHGLRRREFSLRVVDKEPGELSSESGSEDAIESESVVKDSEVEKVMENGALSPVGRKRKFSPIVWDRSDKDVSMSKSKNSPVVSVVHHPPPRPKAYHKSPNSISGKAVQTSFVIENKSQKPHSPSPVLADGPVGYSALQSPEDLDFSPPKEHVNFQDARHLEDEDYVPARHISSSRWAAGDNSPGDEGEILEDEEIPKRRKKLPLLELSHNRLRNKSATPELGELKREGSEGIRARSSESDEQGARSKSRSGDDYPGNDSENDDLMVIDIKRDRNDGSLSQSDTESENETNSRGTPEPSAPPLRSVNMLQGCRNVDEFERLNKIDEGTYGVVYRAKDKKTGEIVALKKVKMEKEREGFPLTSLREINILLSFHHPSIVDVKEVVVGSNLDSIFMVMEYMEHDLKGLMETMKQPFSQSEVKCLMLQLLEGVKYLHDNWVLHRDLKTSNLLLNNQGELKICDFGLARQYGSPLKPYTHLVVTLWYRAPELLLGARQYSTAIDMWSLGCIMAELLSKEPLFNGKTEFDQLDKIFRTLGTPNETIWPGFSMLPGVKVNFVKHQYNLLRKKFPATSFTGTPVLSDAGFDLLNKLLTYDPEKRITAEAALNHEWFREVPLPKTKAFMPTFPAQHAQDRRMRRMLKSPDPLEEQCRKELQQGEFGTGGLFC from the exons ATGGCTGCTGGGAGACATGGGGGATATAGTGATTCCAAGTTTAGAGACAGAGACTCTGATTTTGAGATGACAAGGCAGGAATTTCCTAATTCTAGGGAGTATGAGTTATCTAGGAATGGTAGCCGTGATGTTGCAAGGGCTCGATTATGGGAAGCTAGAGATAGAGCTAGGGCTAGACAGAAAGATATTAAAGAGAGGGACGTGATAAATGGTGGGTATCGTTCCTCTTCGAGTAGAAGTGATTCTGGTGGTAATAGTAGTGGTGGTGGTAGTCATGGCCTCAGGCGACGTGAATTCTCTCTTAGGGTGGTAGACAAGGAGCCTGGTGAATTGTCTAGTGAGAGTGGATCAGAGGATGCCATTGAGTCTGAGTCGGTGGTTAAAGATAGTGAGGTTGAGAAGGTAATGGAGAATGGGGCTTTATCTCCTGTGGGGAGGAAGAGGAAGTTTTCACCTATTGTGTGGGATAGAAGTGACAAGGATGTAAGTATGTCCAAAAGTAAGAATTCACCTGTAGTTTCAGTCGTTCATCATCCACCACCACGGCCAAAAGCTTACCACAAGTCACCTAACAGCATATCTGGTAAGGCTGTACAGACATCTTTtgttatagaaaataaaagccAGAAACCACATTCTCCTTCACCAGTTCTAGCTGATGGACCTGTTGGATACTCTGCACTGCAGTCTCCAGAGGATTTGGATTTTTCACCACCAAAGGAGCATGTTAATTTTCAGGATGCTAGGCATCTAGAAGATGAGGATTATGTGCCGGCTCGACATATATCTTCCTCTAGATGGGCAGCAGGTGATAACTCTCCAGGTGACGAGGGTGAAATTTTAGAAGATGAGGAAATCCCTAAAAGGAGAAAAAAGTTGCCCCTTTTAGAATTATCTCACAACAGATTACGGAATAAGTCAGCTACTCCAGAGCTTGGGGAACTGAAGAGGGAGGGCTCTGAGGGAATTAGAGCCAGATCATCTGAATCTGATGAACAAGGTGCTCGTTCCAAGTCCAGAAGTGGGGATGATTACCCTGGTAATGATTCAGAGAATGATGACTTGATGGTGATTGACATTAAACGTGATAGAAATGACGGCAGTCTTAGCCAGTCTGATACAGAATCTGAGAATGAGACTAATTCACGTGGGACACCTGAACCTTCAGCTCCTCCTTTAAGAAGTGTAAACATGCTTCAGGGATGCAGAAATGTTGACGAATTTGAGAGGCTAAACAAGATAGATGAAGGTACTTATGGTGTTGTATATAGAGCTAAGGACAAGAAAACTGGGGAAATTGTGGCGTTGAAGAAGGTAAAGAtggagaaagaaagagaaggtTTTCCTTTGACCTCTCTGAGGGAAATAAATattcttctttcatttcatcatcCATCAATTGTAGATGTTAAAGAAGTAGTTGTAGGGAGTAACCTTGATAGCATTTTTATGGTGATGGAATACATGGAACATGATCTGAAAGGGCTGATGGAGACGATGAAACAACCGTTTAGCCAAAGTGAAGTTAAATGCCTGATGCTTCAGCTGCTGGAGGGTGTCAAGTATCTTCATGATAACTGGGTTCTCCATCGGGACTTGAAGACATCTAATCTTCTTTTAAATAACCAAGGTGAATTGAAGATTTGTGATTTTGGGTTGGCTCGTCAATATGGAAGCCCATTAAAACCATATACTCATTTGGTTGTTACTCTTTGGTACAG GGCCCCTGAACTTCTTTTGGGAGCAAGACAATATTCCACTGCAATTGACATGTGGTCTTTGGGTTGTATTATGGCTGAACTACTATCAAAAGAACCACTTTTCAACGGGAAAACTGAATTTGATCAACTTGACAAG ATTTTCAGAACTCTTGGCACGCCAAATGAGACAATATGGCCTGGTTTTTCTATGTTGCCTGGAGTCAAGGTCAATTTTGTCAAGCATCA GTATAATCTATTGCGCAAGAAATTTCCAGCAACATCATTCACAGGAACACCTGTTCTCTCTGATGCAGGATTTGACTTACTGAATAAACTTCTAACTTATGACCCTGAGAAG CGTATTACAGCTGAAGCTGCTCTAAACCATGAGTGGTTTCGCGAAGTTCCTCTTCCCAAGACCAAAGCTTTCATGCCCACTTTCCCTGCTCAGCATGCTCAAGACAG GCGCATGAGAAGAATGTTGAAGAGTCCAGATCCTTTGGAAGAGCAATGTAGAAAGGAGTTGCAGCAAGGGGAATTTGGGACTGGTGGTTTGTTTTGCTGA